The Ipomoea triloba cultivar NCNSP0323 chromosome 14, ASM357664v1 region agtgtgaatcaaagttatatcattaatttatgTCCCACTTTTTCTATGCTAATAAACgtatacattttgctttaaatgttgtacacttcaatgttattagacaaaattgtccctactacattcttgttatacacaactacccttacaccgttataacaccgttactttttaactccatcattattaccatacacttatatctatcatatctttttcctattctttaattatcattttattaaaatcattatataattaatttaatttttgataatattttaattaaatttctattaatggtaaatcatatatgtgtgtataaaatacatatattatttgtgtatatataattttaattataaattttaattatttatatttattaatgttttaatattgtgCATGaatttttgcgcatcgcgcgtacaaaatactagtaggGATAATAAGAGAGGAAGTCACCGGAAAAATCCTTACCGGAGAAGATGATGAAATCCCCTTGCCGGAAAAATTTTGTTGGTCTCCTGTTTGACCCAACAAACCAGTGCCTTCTTCTTGAATGGTTGAACAATCCAAAGTCAGCAAGTGGGCCACCATTAGAAATCGGAGAAGACTAACAAGACTATTAGTCTTCTCCATCGGAGAAAACGAACCAGTGTGGCTCGTCTTGTCCGATGGAGAAGATTGGGAAGACGAATTGGAGAAGACGAACCACACTGGTTCGCCTTCTCCAACGGAGAAGACGGTTGGGGATGAACATTCCGGCCGTCGGTAGCCGGAATGTTCGTCGGAAAAATATGACCGGTTGTTCACCTGGAACAACCGGTCATATGGGTTTACATGCCCTAAAATAATTAGTTTGTGTGTAATTGAACCTTTTGAAtgtttgaggggctaattgtacttttaggtaaagtttgagggcttatttgacccttttcccctCAAACATATTTTAGATCAATTGATCTGTTACCTGTGTATCAAGTTATCAAACATGGAAAGGTCTCAAACAATTAGTTTGGCAATTAGGACATTAGTAGTTATCATATTGTTgtcatctctctctcttgcaTATTGACATATTGTTCAATGGTGTATTCTTTCTGTAAGTATCCCCACTGTTTTAGCAATTGATCAAATATTGAGAGTAACCAAGAGAAAGTAAAAAAGATTGCAATCCCATTGAAATATGGTTGACATTGTCAATACAACATCATCAATATCCTACAGACAGGTATATAAAAATTCTCCCAACATATGGGATCAATCAATCCTCATACTCTTCCTCTTCACCCTCATACTCACAATCCTCATCAGCTGTTGCATCCTGGTACTGCTGGTACTCCGCAACCAAATCGTTCATGTTGCTCTCCGCCTCCGTGAACTCCATCTCATCCATCCCCTCCCCGGTGTACCAGTGCAAGAAAGCCTTTCTCCTGAACATGGCAGTAAACTGCTCGCTCACCCGACGGAACATTTCTTGGATCGAGGTTGAGTTCCCGATGAATGTGGATGCCATCTTGAGCCCAGTTGGCGGGATGTCACACACAGTTGATTTCATATTGTTGGGAATCCACTCCACAAAATAGGACGAGTTCTTGTTCTGCACGTTGATCATCTGTTCATCAACCTCCTTCGTGCTCATCTTCCCACGGAAAATAGCTGAAGCTGTCAAGTAGCGCCCGTGTCGAGGATCAGCTGCGCACATCATGTTCTTCGCATCCCACATTTGCTGTGTCAGCTCGGGGACAGTCAGTGCGCGGTACTGCTGAGATCCTCGCGAGGTCAGAGGAGCAAAACCGACCATGAAGAAGTGAAGACGGGGGAATGGAATGAGGTTCACAGCAAGTTTCCTTAGATCAGAGTTAAGCTGGCCAGGAAACCTCAGGCAGCAGGTAACACCAGACATGGTTGCAGATATCAAGTGGTTCAAATCACCAACTGCAACAAACCATGATGTTGAGATTAACAAGAACAAGATCAATAATAATGGCAGAAAGTAATTATAAGTAAAGGATAAGCATCAAACATGTTTGGATACTATCCTCTATGCAGTTTTTCATTAAGATTTAAGATTAACACAACTTTTGAGCTAATTGTTTGTGAAGTAATTATAAGTAAAGGATAAGCATTGAGCAGGATATTATCCTCTATGCAGATTTTCATTAAGATTAACACAACTTTTGAGCTAATTGTATGTGAACTATCATTAAACACaattgaattataaacattataAACATCCTGCAAAAGTAGGTTGGCTTACAGCTTGGAGTGGTGAGTTTCAGTGTTCGGAAACAGATATCATACAAGGCCTCATTATCGAGAACCATGCACTCATCTGCATTCTCCACGAGCTGATGAACGGATAATGTGGCATTGTAAGGCTCAACGACGGTATCTGAGACTTTTGGGGATGGGAAAACAGAGAAAGTCAGCATCATCCTATCAGGATATTCCTCTCTGATCTTTGAAATCAGAAGGGTCCCCATTCCGGATCCAGTTCCCCCACCCAACGAATGGCAGACCTGAAACCCTGTATATCACAACGGAACACGTTAGCACCCTGCAGCTACCAGTATTTACACTCATGAATATcaaatcacaaaataaattctaacaaacatttcatcaaacaccttgcaGGCAATCGCAATTTTCCGCTTCCTTGCGAACAACATCCAGGACGGAATCAATCAGCTCAGCTCCCTCCGTGTAATGCCCCTTAGCCCAGTTGTTACCGGCGCCGGACTGTCCGAACACGAAGTTATCGGGCCGGAAAATCTGGCCGTAGGGCCCAGACCTGATGCTGTCCATGGTACCCGGTTCCAGATCCATGAGAACAGCCCGAGGCACATATCGCCCACAGCTAGCCTCGTTGTAGTACACATTGACGCGCTCCAGCTGCAGATCCGAATCCCCTTCGTAGTGCCCGGTGGCGTCGATGCCGTGCTCCGCGCACACCACCTCCCAGAACTTGGACCCGATCTGGTTGCCGCATTGGCCACCTTGAATGTGAAGAATCTCACGCATTTTCAGAGGGAGAAAAAGAGAACGAGAGATTCTTTGAGAGAGATGGAGGGGCGAAAATGGAGAGGTGTCGAGGAAAGAGGAAATGGGGAGATGAAATGAAATTGGGCGAAGGCGTTTTATAGGAATTTATTGAGCGGTGTGTAAAGCCGCCGTTAAAAATTAggagatttgaattttgaatttgaggGGCTGGATAGGGGAGAAGACAGACGGCGGATATGGGCTGCGGCTTCGAGGGTGTAACGGATACAATCTCACGGACCAATTGCAATTGGGGAAtccaaacaaattttttattttaaaaataggacaattttataatgttattgCTCTATTCAATTGACATATAGGTCATTCAATTACACACTAAATTGTAATTAAgtcattaaatttataaaaaaaaaaatttacagttGGTCTTTAAATAATGCAAAttcatgtaatttaattttaaataacttgTTTACCTGTTAATATGTTGACGTTTCGATTAtcgtatttaaaaatattttttttattttaataattttaaataaaataattattttaaaattcaaatttaataataaaaaaaacagttGGAGACGAAGGCCAGCCATGGAAACGGAGCCCTTCGTTTCCATAACCGACTAGAGACAAATGGTCTCCTGCCAGCCATGAAAACGAAGGCTTTGGAaggtgtttatttatttaaaataattattttatttgaaattattaatataattatttttaaatacagTAACCGAAACGTCAGAATATTAACATGTAAATAAGTCATTTTAGGTTAAATTACATGAATTTGCATTGTTTAGGgacttaattgtaatttttttttttaattcagtaGTCTAATTACAATTTGGTATGAATGACCTATTTGAACtttattccttttatttttatataatagcTTGTAAATTACCAGCTTGAAAGAAAATATAGCATTTTAATATCAGAATCATATTTTACAGATTTAGATACTTTTTTCAGGACGACTTTATTTGATACATCGacaaaataaccaaaaaaagCTTATAATACAATGTCAATGGCACTAATTCACTAAATCATGCATTAATGGATGACCAATAAATCCCATAATCCACAAAATGCAACTATTTTAATGAACACTTTATGGATTGTGAAAATTATGAACACTTTAAGGATCGTGAaaattgccaaggaccttgtagtttagtggcatcaaactcttccctttatacgggaggtggtgggttcgagtctcagtgcaATTTATAGTAACCACTCaatgagaaataaaattaacaataaatgaATTTTACCAACTTAAATTtaactaaattattattttttaattgtgataatTCAATTAggcaaattcaaataataaccaacggcttaaatttaattatcgtgttttttttttaattacaataaaaaaattcaataagtCGTGTTGGGAGGAAGTGAGGAGCTCAAGCACACACAAATACAAGTTTAAGGAAGGAGAAACTTTGAAGAACATTATAACAAATGTTGAATCGATGATtatactaaattgaataaataactaaaatcgTCTATCAACTATgttaaaatttacaaattaatcaacggttattaattttatatccaattaaatcctcaaatatttaattcttatttaatttgatcCTCTATCAATTAGTCCCGTTAA contains the following coding sequences:
- the LOC116004661 gene encoding tubulin beta-2 chain-like; this translates as MREILHIQGGQCGNQIGSKFWEVVCAEHGIDATGHYEGDSDLQLERVNVYYNEASCGRYVPRAVLMDLEPGTMDSIRSGPYGQIFRPDNFVFGQSGAGNNWAKGHYTEGAELIDSVLDVVRKEAENCDCLQGFQVCHSLGGGTGSGMGTLLISKIREEYPDRMMLTFSVFPSPKVSDTVVEPYNATLSVHQLVENADECMVLDNEALYDICFRTLKLTTPSFGDLNHLISATMSGVTCCLRFPGQLNSDLRKLAVNLIPFPRLHFFMVGFAPLTSRGSQQYRALTVPELTQQMWDAKNMMCAADPRHGRYLTASAIFRGKMSTKEVDEQMINVQNKNSSYFVEWIPNNMKSTVCDIPPTGLKMASTFIGNSTSIQEMFRRVSEQFTAMFRRKAFLHWYTGEGMDEMEFTEAESNMNDLVAEYQQYQDATADEDCEYEGEEEEYED